One genomic window of Niveibacterium sp. SC-1 includes the following:
- a CDS encoding LacI family DNA-binding transcriptional regulator: MRQIARTQARGRRKTPAGPFGARFVAHRHRCVLCQSRFVKGFSLNPVHRKAPATLRQVAQEANVSMATISRYLNGHLKVTPETEGRILAAIKKLDYRANFLAKSLAQGQTKMLGVYTPRVTSPFYNQIRLGVEMEVGQSDYVCLSISGEYQHRQEEEVLRMVIERQVDGIFVFGSEIADERLLELSGHLPMAVFGHRIEGPRACSICIDNTPAATAAVRYLIAEGHRDIAFIGPRNPRNDLLERLEGYKIALQDAGLPFRPELLVQGEFTEPGGGAAVEVLAARGVHYSAVFCTNDQMAYGANLELHRRGLKVPDDVSLIGFDDLYTSAYINPPLTTVLQPAHDVGRELGRAMLKMLAGETPELHTPDLRLIVRQSTRSLR; this comes from the coding sequence ATGCGCCAGATAGCGCGGACACAGGCGCGTGGGCGGAGAAAAACCCCCGCAGGTCCTTTCGGGGCGCGGTTTGTTGCTCATCGGCATCGCTGTGTGTTGTGCCAGTCCCGTTTTGTGAAAGGGTTTTCCTTGAATCCTGTTCATCGCAAGGCGCCAGCGACGTTGCGCCAGGTCGCGCAGGAGGCCAATGTTTCCATGGCCACGATCTCGCGTTACCTCAATGGTCACCTGAAGGTCACGCCGGAAACTGAAGGCCGCATCCTCGCGGCGATCAAGAAGCTGGACTACCGCGCCAACTTCCTCGCCAAGAGCCTGGCGCAGGGCCAGACCAAGATGCTGGGCGTCTATACGCCGCGGGTCACCAGCCCGTTCTACAACCAGATCCGCCTCGGGGTGGAGATGGAGGTCGGGCAGAGCGACTACGTCTGCCTCTCGATCAGCGGCGAATACCAGCACCGGCAGGAAGAAGAGGTGCTGCGCATGGTGATCGAGCGCCAGGTGGACGGCATCTTCGTCTTCGGTTCAGAGATCGCCGACGAGCGCCTGCTCGAACTCAGCGGCCACCTGCCGATGGCGGTGTTCGGGCATCGCATCGAGGGGCCGCGGGCCTGCAGCATCTGCATCGACAACACGCCGGCGGCTACCGCCGCCGTGCGCTACCTGATCGCTGAAGGTCATCGCGACATCGCCTTCATCGGTCCGCGCAATCCGAGGAACGACCTGCTCGAACGCCTGGAGGGCTACAAGATCGCCCTGCAGGACGCGGGCCTGCCTTTCCGTCCCGAGCTGCTGGTCCAGGGCGAATTCACCGAGCCGGGCGGTGGCGCCGCGGTCGAGGTGCTGGCCGCCCGCGGCGTGCACTACTCGGCCGTGTTCTGCACCAACGACCAGATGGCCTACGGGGCGAACCTGGAGCTGCATCGCCGCGGCCTCAAGGTGCCGGACGACGTGTCCCTGATCGGCTTCGACGATCTCTACACCAGCGCCTACATCAACCCGCCGCTGACCACCGTGCTGCAACCGGCGCACGACGTGGGGCGTGAGCTGGGGCGCGCAATGTTGAAGATGCTGGCGGGCGAGACGCCCGAGCTGCACACGCCGGACCTGCGCCTGATCGTCCGCCAGTCGACGCGCAGCCTGCGCTGA